The following are encoded together in the Bactrocera neohumeralis isolate Rockhampton chromosome 6, APGP_CSIRO_Bneo_wtdbg2-racon-allhic-juicebox.fasta_v2, whole genome shotgun sequence genome:
- the LOC126761970 gene encoding importin-4 isoform X2, whose protein sequence is MQQMTQIITNLLSSDNDVIKKATADLQEAYKHPETVPALCEIAVSAPEPQVRQYSAVLLKKHLAKLRQWNKVPVEQQQIIKQGMLNALMQEQQKSVRKAIAQFVGVLVRHEAKKSDSWMSEVLKFIYSYCSSADPKQSELGSSTFAILADAAPDQFLQHMESVCEMFTAALVATEATGNMATPVIFNILTGMTYLVPFTLGHNTAEQTLQKSIPLIVKSLQAFAVQPEVDQFVHAFDILESMADLNAKLLNNHIKMLLEFCLEAASNAQLDSAVRIKAVAYVGWLVRLKKKLIIKQKLIEPIIRVVFNLMATEPEDEDDDEEYFLGEDNSNPMTTATQTMDLLALSVPPEKLIPPLLQLLEPALQGQDPLPRRAAYLSMAVIAEGCSEAICNKYLETMLNIVKVGITDPIPLVRNAAFFALGQFSEHLQPDITKFAPQILPILFEFLHQLCNELRSGGTEPKHIDRMFYALETFCENLEDELVPHLPVLMEILFEALNPNNSVRVRELALSAISAAANATNENMLPYFPRLITILQSYLAPTENEDIISLRPQAIDTLAALARTIGKQNFMPLATDTMTFALNLLEKAEDPDVRRALYNLIASLAEVVNEEMASVFPKVIERMFESILSTEEVVPEFKDDDGVPAPAEEADENEDDIDIENSDGEDDDLDNIAGYSVENSYLDEKEEAILALKEFAEHTGAAFIPYLEKSYQNVYKMIDHPQEDIRKVSIDALSSFIVALYKQQDLQGVSNAITILIPKLGQIVHDDEEVSVVLSALEGLGDLLKELKQISLPTVELRDVVFSCITDVLQGKVACQFDESTGDDDEDAEESEYDEAIVEGAGNMLPLLGAAMGPDQFRPYFERTYPIVLQKLQKAKKNEDLESQRAFAYGALAECFAPLGNHTGAFFNTFCPVMIAGLSDEFDQARQNAVYGLGELVLYSGDKSYEAYPHVLNALSQAVSKETKPSALDNICGAIARLIISNSSLVPLPQVLPVFMQHLPLREDFDENASIFKCLKQLYLQARDAIASSLEQVIAIAIHVLYKKEYTERETYDTALGLLQEIRENYPDKFTAVANSNPEIVAFLQTL, encoded by the exons ATGCAGCAAATGACCCAGATTATTACAAATTTACTTTCTTCGGATAACGATGTAATCAAAAAG GCCACCGCTGATTTACAGGAGGCTTACAAGCATCCGGAGACTGTACCAGCTCTTTGTGAAATTGCCGTCTCGGCACCAGAGCCACAGGTGCGTCAATATTCTGCTGTACTACTTAAGAAGCACTTAGCAAAATTGCGTCAATGGAACAAAGTACCGGTTGAGCAACAGCAGAT AATTAAGCAGGGTATGCTTAATGCCCTCATGCAGGAGCAGCAAAAGTCTGTGCGTAAAGCCATTGCTCAATTTGTTGGTGTTTTAGTGCGTCACGAAGCCAAAAAGTCCGACTCATGGATGAGCGAAGTGTTAAAGTTCATCTACAGCTATTGCTCTTCGGCCGATCCTAAGCAGAGCGAACTAGGCTCGTCTACATTTGCTATTTTGGCTGACGCGGCGCCGGATCAATTTTTGCAACATATGGAATCGGTTTGTGAAATGTTCACTGCTGCTTTGGTGGCCACCGAAGCAACTGGCAACATGGCTACGCCTGTTATTTTCAACATTCTAACTGGTATGACTTATTTGGTGCCGTTTACATTGGGTCACAACACAGCCGAACAAACGTTGCAGAAATCCATACCGTTGATAGTTAAATCCCTCCAAGCATTTGCTGTGCAGCCTGAGGTCGATCAATTTGTTCATGCTTTCGATATTCTCGAGAGTATGGCCGATTTGAATGCTAAATTGCTGAACAATCACATCAAAATGTTGTTGGAGTTCTGCTTGGAGGCAGCTAGTAATGCCCAACTTGATAGCGCTGTGCGCATTAAAGCCGTGGCTTACGTTGGTTGGTTGGTGCGCCTTAAGAAGAAATTGATTATCAAACAGAAGTTGATCGAGCCCATAATTCGCGTAGTTTTCAATTTGATGGCAACTGAACCAGAAGACGAAGATG atGATGAAGAATACTTTTTGGGTGAGGACAATTCGAACCCGATGACCACAGCTACTCAAACAATGGATTTGCTTGCACTGAGCGTGCCACCAGAGAAATTGATTCCGCCATTGTTGCAACTTTTGGAGCCCGCTTTGCAGGGTCAGGACCCACTGCCACGTCGCGCTGCCTACTTAAGCATGGCCGTTATAGCCGAAGGATGCTCGGAGGCTATATGCAACAAATATCTCGAAACCATGCTAAATATTGTTAAAGTTGGCATCACCGACCCAATACCACTTGTACGCAATGCCGCCTTCTTTGCGCTGGGACAATTCTCCGAACATTTGCAACCAGACATCACAAAATTCGCACCTCAAATTCTACCAATACTCTTTGAATTTTTGCACCAGCTCTGCAACGAATTGCGA AGCGGCGGCACTGAACCCAAACACATTGATCGTATGTTCTATGCCCTAGAAACGTTTTGCGAGAATTTGGAAGACGAATTGGTGCCACACTTGCCGGTGCTTATGGAAAT TTTATTCGAAGCTTTGAATCCTAACAACTCGGTTCGTGTGCGTGAATTGGCTTTAAGTGCCATTTCAGCTGCCGCAAATGCCACAAATGAGAATATGTTACCCTATTTCCCACGCTTGATCACCATACTGCAATCATATTTGGCTCCAACAGAAAACGAGGATATTATCAGTCTGCGTCCACAAGCCATCGACACTCTAGCTGCCTTGGCACGCACGATCGGCAAGCAGAACTTCATGCCGTTGGCCACTGATACCATGACGTTCGCTTTGAATTTACTCGAGAAGGCTGAGGATCCTGATGTACGTCGTGCTCTTTACAATTTAATTGCCTCATTGGCTGAGGTGGTTAATGAGGAGATGGCCTCCGTTTTCCCGAAGGTAATTGAACGCATGTTTGAATCTATACTCTCGACGGAGGAGGTCGTTCCGGAATTTAAAGACGATGATGGTGTACCAGCGCCAGCCGAGGAGGCTGATGAGAACGAAGATGATATCGATATTGAAAACTCTGATGGGGAGGATGATGATTTGGATAACATCGCGGGATACAGTGTTGAAAACTCATATTTAGATGAAAAAGAGGAGGCCATTTTGGCATTGAAGGAATTTGCCGAACATACCGGCGCCGCTTTCATCCCTTACTTGGAGAAATCTTatcaaaatgtttacaaaatgaTCGATCATCCACAGGAGGACATACGTAAAGTGTCAATTGACGCATTGAGCTCGTTCATTGTGGCTCTGTACAAACAGCAAGATTTGCAAGGCGTTTCCAATGCTATTACGATCTTGATACCTAAGTTGGGTCAAATTGTGCATGACGATGAAGAAGTTTCTGTTGTGCTGTCTGCGCTTGAAGGTTTAGGTGATCTTTTGAAAGAGCTGAAACAAATCTCTTTGCCAACGGTTGAACTTCGTGATGTTGTCTTCTCTTGTATAACCGACGTGCTACAGGGCAAGGTCGCTTGTCAATTTGACGAGTCTACTGGCGATGATGATGAGGATGCTGAGGAGAGTGAATACGATGAGGCCATCGTAGAGGGTGCTGGCAATATGCTGCCATTGTTAGGCGCAGCCATGGGACCGGATCAGTTTAGACCATACTTTGAGCGCACTTATCcaattgttttgcaaaaattg CAAAAGGCGAAGAAAAATGAGGACCTTGAATCACAGCGCGCTTTCGCCTATGGCGCTTTAGCTGAATGTTTTGCACCACTGGGAAATCACACCGGCGCATTTTTCAACACATTCTGTCCAGTTATGATCGCTGGTCTCTCTGACGAATTCGATCAAGCTCGCCAAAACGCCGTATACGGCCTGGGTGAATTGGTGCTATACTCTGGAGATAAATCATATGA AGCTTATCCACACGTTCTAAATGCCCTCTCCCAGGCTGTTTCCAAGGAAACCAAACCCAGTGCTTTGGACAATATTTGTGGTGCTATTGCACGTCTGATCATTAGCAACAGTTCTTTGGTGCCGCTGCCACAGGTGTTGCCAGTATTTATGCAACATTTGCCACTACGCGAAGATTTCGATGAAAACGCTTCAATCTTCAAGTGCTTGAAGCAGCTATATTTGCAAGCACGAGATGCGATCGCCTCTTCATTAGAGCAGGTTATAGCCATTGCCATACACGTGCTATACAAAAAGGAATACACAGAGAGGGAGACATACGACACCGCGTTGGGTCTACTGCAAGAAATTCGTGAAAATTATCCAGACAAATTCACTGCTGTGGCCAATTCGAACCCAGAAATTGTTGCTTTCCTGCAAACGCTGTAA
- the LOC126761970 gene encoding importin-4 isoform X1 produces the protein MQQMTQIITNLLSSDNDVIKKATADLQEAYKHPETVPALCEIAVSAPEPQVRQYSAVLLKKHLAKLRQWNKVPVEQQQIIKQGMLNALMQEQQKSVRKAIAQFVGVLVRHEAKKSDSWMSEVLKFIYSYCSSADPKQSELGSSTFAILADAAPDQFLQHMESVCEMFTAALVATEATGNMATPVIFNILTGMTYLVPFTLGHNTAEQTLQKSIPLIVKSLQAFAVQPEVDQFVHAFDILESMADLNAKLLNNHIKMLLEFCLEAASNAQLDSAVRIKAVAYVGWLVRLKKKLIIKQKLIEPIIRVVFNLMATEPEDEDDDEEYFLGEDNSNPMTTATQTMDLLALSVPPEKLIPPLLQLLEPALQGQDPLPRRAAYLSMAVIAEGCSEAICNKYLETMLNIVKVGITDPIPLVRNAAFFALGQFSEHLQPDITKFAPQILPILFEFLHQLCNELRASWPNDVVTEPWPPKTDTILYMNQLQIKRKSVLTNYSGGTEPKHIDRMFYALETFCENLEDELVPHLPVLMEILFEALNPNNSVRVRELALSAISAAANATNENMLPYFPRLITILQSYLAPTENEDIISLRPQAIDTLAALARTIGKQNFMPLATDTMTFALNLLEKAEDPDVRRALYNLIASLAEVVNEEMASVFPKVIERMFESILSTEEVVPEFKDDDGVPAPAEEADENEDDIDIENSDGEDDDLDNIAGYSVENSYLDEKEEAILALKEFAEHTGAAFIPYLEKSYQNVYKMIDHPQEDIRKVSIDALSSFIVALYKQQDLQGVSNAITILIPKLGQIVHDDEEVSVVLSALEGLGDLLKELKQISLPTVELRDVVFSCITDVLQGKVACQFDESTGDDDEDAEESEYDEAIVEGAGNMLPLLGAAMGPDQFRPYFERTYPIVLQKLQKAKKNEDLESQRAFAYGALAECFAPLGNHTGAFFNTFCPVMIAGLSDEFDQARQNAVYGLGELVLYSGDKSYEAYPHVLNALSQAVSKETKPSALDNICGAIARLIISNSSLVPLPQVLPVFMQHLPLREDFDENASIFKCLKQLYLQARDAIASSLEQVIAIAIHVLYKKEYTERETYDTALGLLQEIRENYPDKFTAVANSNPEIVAFLQTL, from the exons ATGCAGCAAATGACCCAGATTATTACAAATTTACTTTCTTCGGATAACGATGTAATCAAAAAG GCCACCGCTGATTTACAGGAGGCTTACAAGCATCCGGAGACTGTACCAGCTCTTTGTGAAATTGCCGTCTCGGCACCAGAGCCACAGGTGCGTCAATATTCTGCTGTACTACTTAAGAAGCACTTAGCAAAATTGCGTCAATGGAACAAAGTACCGGTTGAGCAACAGCAGAT AATTAAGCAGGGTATGCTTAATGCCCTCATGCAGGAGCAGCAAAAGTCTGTGCGTAAAGCCATTGCTCAATTTGTTGGTGTTTTAGTGCGTCACGAAGCCAAAAAGTCCGACTCATGGATGAGCGAAGTGTTAAAGTTCATCTACAGCTATTGCTCTTCGGCCGATCCTAAGCAGAGCGAACTAGGCTCGTCTACATTTGCTATTTTGGCTGACGCGGCGCCGGATCAATTTTTGCAACATATGGAATCGGTTTGTGAAATGTTCACTGCTGCTTTGGTGGCCACCGAAGCAACTGGCAACATGGCTACGCCTGTTATTTTCAACATTCTAACTGGTATGACTTATTTGGTGCCGTTTACATTGGGTCACAACACAGCCGAACAAACGTTGCAGAAATCCATACCGTTGATAGTTAAATCCCTCCAAGCATTTGCTGTGCAGCCTGAGGTCGATCAATTTGTTCATGCTTTCGATATTCTCGAGAGTATGGCCGATTTGAATGCTAAATTGCTGAACAATCACATCAAAATGTTGTTGGAGTTCTGCTTGGAGGCAGCTAGTAATGCCCAACTTGATAGCGCTGTGCGCATTAAAGCCGTGGCTTACGTTGGTTGGTTGGTGCGCCTTAAGAAGAAATTGATTATCAAACAGAAGTTGATCGAGCCCATAATTCGCGTAGTTTTCAATTTGATGGCAACTGAACCAGAAGACGAAGATG atGATGAAGAATACTTTTTGGGTGAGGACAATTCGAACCCGATGACCACAGCTACTCAAACAATGGATTTGCTTGCACTGAGCGTGCCACCAGAGAAATTGATTCCGCCATTGTTGCAACTTTTGGAGCCCGCTTTGCAGGGTCAGGACCCACTGCCACGTCGCGCTGCCTACTTAAGCATGGCCGTTATAGCCGAAGGATGCTCGGAGGCTATATGCAACAAATATCTCGAAACCATGCTAAATATTGTTAAAGTTGGCATCACCGACCCAATACCACTTGTACGCAATGCCGCCTTCTTTGCGCTGGGACAATTCTCCGAACATTTGCAACCAGACATCACAAAATTCGCACCTCAAATTCTACCAATACTCTTTGAATTTTTGCACCAGCTCTGCAACGAATTGCGA GCATCCTGGCCGAACGATGTAGTCACCGAGCCATGGCCGCCTAAAACTGATACAATACTTTATATGAATCAGCTGCAAATCAAGCGAAAATCGGTTTTAACTAATTAT AGCGGCGGCACTGAACCCAAACACATTGATCGTATGTTCTATGCCCTAGAAACGTTTTGCGAGAATTTGGAAGACGAATTGGTGCCACACTTGCCGGTGCTTATGGAAAT TTTATTCGAAGCTTTGAATCCTAACAACTCGGTTCGTGTGCGTGAATTGGCTTTAAGTGCCATTTCAGCTGCCGCAAATGCCACAAATGAGAATATGTTACCCTATTTCCCACGCTTGATCACCATACTGCAATCATATTTGGCTCCAACAGAAAACGAGGATATTATCAGTCTGCGTCCACAAGCCATCGACACTCTAGCTGCCTTGGCACGCACGATCGGCAAGCAGAACTTCATGCCGTTGGCCACTGATACCATGACGTTCGCTTTGAATTTACTCGAGAAGGCTGAGGATCCTGATGTACGTCGTGCTCTTTACAATTTAATTGCCTCATTGGCTGAGGTGGTTAATGAGGAGATGGCCTCCGTTTTCCCGAAGGTAATTGAACGCATGTTTGAATCTATACTCTCGACGGAGGAGGTCGTTCCGGAATTTAAAGACGATGATGGTGTACCAGCGCCAGCCGAGGAGGCTGATGAGAACGAAGATGATATCGATATTGAAAACTCTGATGGGGAGGATGATGATTTGGATAACATCGCGGGATACAGTGTTGAAAACTCATATTTAGATGAAAAAGAGGAGGCCATTTTGGCATTGAAGGAATTTGCCGAACATACCGGCGCCGCTTTCATCCCTTACTTGGAGAAATCTTatcaaaatgtttacaaaatgaTCGATCATCCACAGGAGGACATACGTAAAGTGTCAATTGACGCATTGAGCTCGTTCATTGTGGCTCTGTACAAACAGCAAGATTTGCAAGGCGTTTCCAATGCTATTACGATCTTGATACCTAAGTTGGGTCAAATTGTGCATGACGATGAAGAAGTTTCTGTTGTGCTGTCTGCGCTTGAAGGTTTAGGTGATCTTTTGAAAGAGCTGAAACAAATCTCTTTGCCAACGGTTGAACTTCGTGATGTTGTCTTCTCTTGTATAACCGACGTGCTACAGGGCAAGGTCGCTTGTCAATTTGACGAGTCTACTGGCGATGATGATGAGGATGCTGAGGAGAGTGAATACGATGAGGCCATCGTAGAGGGTGCTGGCAATATGCTGCCATTGTTAGGCGCAGCCATGGGACCGGATCAGTTTAGACCATACTTTGAGCGCACTTATCcaattgttttgcaaaaattg CAAAAGGCGAAGAAAAATGAGGACCTTGAATCACAGCGCGCTTTCGCCTATGGCGCTTTAGCTGAATGTTTTGCACCACTGGGAAATCACACCGGCGCATTTTTCAACACATTCTGTCCAGTTATGATCGCTGGTCTCTCTGACGAATTCGATCAAGCTCGCCAAAACGCCGTATACGGCCTGGGTGAATTGGTGCTATACTCTGGAGATAAATCATATGA AGCTTATCCACACGTTCTAAATGCCCTCTCCCAGGCTGTTTCCAAGGAAACCAAACCCAGTGCTTTGGACAATATTTGTGGTGCTATTGCACGTCTGATCATTAGCAACAGTTCTTTGGTGCCGCTGCCACAGGTGTTGCCAGTATTTATGCAACATTTGCCACTACGCGAAGATTTCGATGAAAACGCTTCAATCTTCAAGTGCTTGAAGCAGCTATATTTGCAAGCACGAGATGCGATCGCCTCTTCATTAGAGCAGGTTATAGCCATTGCCATACACGTGCTATACAAAAAGGAATACACAGAGAGGGAGACATACGACACCGCGTTGGGTCTACTGCAAGAAATTCGTGAAAATTATCCAGACAAATTCACTGCTGTGGCCAATTCGAACCCAGAAATTGTTGCTTTCCTGCAAACGCTGTAA
- the LOC126761967 gene encoding uncharacterized protein LOC126761967 has translation MDNRAIEQKNLSDSLGVLNLDGLRVFGEMSNSSISSSKPINERLNKERLRALETLEKANKTMKSDVNKIIQQSFAKKDFRDPDPITTSSNSSSKFNRTEYVPYHRPDSINISDLVMDESINLDFKSTVSTSNNTKVSFEPSEITGRSTHYKDRKSQKNPKNSMASTSSRLSVGDILATSFAPKARNLGEVLGERTSFSSTTLGSLSNSRSLLRTADLSLNTSEATFSNKSAVVGGQFSFNVTNESTVNAEEFQPAENMHSKLLMDEIAWAQEFAAIPTSDLNKSMKDKMVDVKDFDLQSNPNSSLFSRDPNFSMGRFFNQRSEDLQNIVKSLSPERMRPPIALVDETQSSLSSTTPLGTTKASQSTNDVDRTPQIDNRTYSIAPKINQSTAADLGKIIRDKHESKDSGNGTKEDESYLLSLSHIKKAFIKNSDNDIPSTDLIDLLKKPKRPKSPQNLGQAEFEQNGKQLQTQTKEAQEVKVAHKKYAGNSTVRSSIEQYTKSLNTLEELLSENKENLDPQRMRGSESQADTISFTESLLDASDLKELQQSINQPRSPLSPLNIPTVRLSPDQTDVQVRSSKIYIKTPERLDDNSKMIANESVISKTSPSNSRAASNKNNKPTLLTPNGKSPSVVSPTLTLKQKPLSSTRLDEQKSECDFIAISPNLSKSMTSSKAISAERTLLANGSPYNGLNSGVPSPPHSYMSSQPSSPIAENHNENYRGGCENCSPQLRVKPQTSTTGRIRRTTSSPSISERSAKSIVPMRTTSAQSLRNGSSNGGVVRSVSRCSSSSEFSHRDGNAIPLKVTAVELSWGSTRLRNAAHKTMQIKNTASKKLTLRIDVHGPGYQLINMPGNNSLTLQSQECRTIAVSFCPTVIGAAIGKLSFYAPQNTSVAHNSASTASMSSFLDIPLYGYGGHCSVVAQEVNIAPVGMAFLQMGYLHELSQPIQRSIRVYNKGPLLGFALASIDSVGLRLPRLCSAFEIQPSAMLIPPGSSAMLRVVFRPQREDVKKITRQTKSVLTLANLRLISGDEANRQRMRQLVARMSADERANLSSSKSLEALWEKLPGEKDIEELQLFKESPTLTFDLLTNMRIHEVALTINDDYLDETIKSTSSFYFPDEDETLLFRTVCSPSPSNNADGSGPVLDRVDELTEDEVEQAANSNNSSARGEACCWSVLPSSLNFHLRGEKHMISSSIFICNSFKSRQYFEVSTNRKNLLQLKPTDGYVEPDGGHLEVEVKLRVDKLNVDNRTEPIYITVSMENEHITVPVKLSDEARPQ, from the exons ATGGATAATCGTGCCattgagcaaaaaaatttatctgATTCGCTGGGTGTTTTAAACTTGGATGGCTTAAGag TTTTTGGCGAGATGTCTAATTCTTCAATATCAAGCAGTAAGCCTATCAATGAGCGTTTGAAT AAAGAGCGATTGAGAGCGTTAGAAACATTGGAAAAAGCTAATAAGACAATGAAATCGGATGTGaataaaattatacaacaaAGTTTTGCTAAAAAGGATTTTAGAGATCCAGATCCCATAACAACATCGTCAAACAGCTCttcaa agTTTAATCGAACCGAATATGTACCCTATCATAGACCTGATTCTATTAATATTTCGGATTTGGTAATGGACGAGAGtataaatttagattttaaaagTACTGTTTCGACAAGTAACAATACAAAAGTTTCTTTTGAACCTTCCGAAATAACTGGGCGATCTACACACTACAAGGACCGTAAATCtcaaaaaaatccgaaaaataGTATGGCATCCACATCTAGTCGTCTGTCCGTCGGTGACATCCTTGCTACTTCGTTTGCGCCTAAAGCACGAAATCTCGGTGAGGTATTGGGAGAACGTACATCTTTTTCAAGTACAACTTTAGGAAGCCTAAGTAATTCGAGAAGTTTACTTCGGACAGCAGACTTGTCTCTGAATACTTCAGAAGCTACTTTTAGTAATAAATCTGCCGTTGTCGGAGgacaattttcatttaatgtcaCAAATGAATCCACAGTCAACGCGGAGGAATTTCAACCAGCTGAGAATATGCATTCCAAACTGTTGATGGATGAAATAGCTTGGGCACAAGAATTCGCCGCAATACCCACATCTGACCTAAATAAAAGTATGAAAGATAAGATGGTAGATGTAAAAGATTTTGATTTGCAATCAAACCCAAATAG TTCCCTATTTTCTCGAGATCCAAATTTTTCAATGGGTCGATTTTTTAATCAACGCTCAGAAgatttgcaaaatattgtaaagTCGTTAAGTCCAGAGCGCATGCGGCCACCAATAGCATTAGTAGATGAGACTCAAAGCTCACTTAGTTCAACTACTCCTTTAGGTACAACAAAAGCATCTCAATCTACAAATGACGTAGACCGCACCCCTCAAATAGATAACAGAACTTATAGCATAGCTCCTAAAATAAATCAGAGTACGGCAGCGGATTTAGGTAAAATTATTCGAGATAAACATGAGAGTAAAGACTCTGGAAATGGCACAAAAGAAGACGAATCCTATTTGCTCTCTCTATCTCACATTAAAAAGGCGTTTA taaaaaattcgGATAATGACATCCCATCCACTGATCTTATCGATTTGCTAAAGAAACCGAAGCGTCCTAAATCGCCACAAAATCTTGGACAAGCGGAATTTGAACAAAATGGTAAGCAATTGCAAACTCAGACAAAGGAGGCGCAAGAGGTTAAAGTAGCGCATAAAAAATATGCAGGAAATTCTACTGTAAGAAGTTCCATTGAGCAATACACAAAGAGCCTTAATACTCTCGAGGAATTGTTATCGGAAAACAAGGAGAATTTAGATCCACAAAGAATGCGTGGATCTGAGTCACAAGCTGACACTATAAGCTTTACAGAATCGCTGCTGGATGCCAGCGATTTAAAGGAATTGCAGCAAAGCATAAATCAGCCACGTTCCCCACTCAGTCCATTGAATATACCAACGGTTAGACTATCACCAGATCAAACAGATGTACAAGTAAGAtcttctaaaatatatattaaaacccCGGAGAGATTGGACGACAATTCTAAAATGATAGCTAATGAATCAGTGATATCGAAGACTTCTCCTTCTAATAGCCGGGCGGCTAGTAATAAGAATAACAAACCAACTCTCCTCACACCAAATGGAAAATCTCCGTCCGTGGTAAGTCCAACATTGACGTTAAAACAGAAGCCACTTAGCTCTACAAGGTTGGATGAACAAAAAAGCGAATGTGACTTCATAGCTATTTCTCCGAATCTCTCCAAATCTATGACATCTTCTAAGGCTATTTCCGCTGAACGCACGTTATTAGCCAACGGAAGCCCCTATAACGGCTTGAACTCTGGTGTGCCATCTCCTCCGCACAGCTATATGTCGTCACAACCGTCGTCGCCTATTGCAGAGAATCATAATGAGAATTATCGGGGTGGTTGTGAAAATTGTTCACCTCAACTGCGAGTTAAACCCCAAACTAGCACCACAGGTAGAATCCGTCGTACCACTTCATCCCCATCAATCAGTGAACGCAGCGCTAAGAGTATTGTACCGATGCGCACTACCAGTGCGCAATCTTTACGAAATGGTAGTAGCAATGGAGGCGTTGTGCGCAGTGTCTCGCGATGCTCCAGTAGCAGCGAATTCAGCCACCGTGATGGCAATGCTATACCCCTGAAGGTGACCGCGGTGGAATTGTCTTGGGGAAGTACACGTCTGAGAAACGCCGCCCATAAGACAATGCAAATAAAGAATACGGCTAGCAAGAAACTCACGTTACGTATCGATGTGCATGGTCCAGGTTATCAGCTGATCAATATGCCAGGAAATAATTCATTAACACTGCAGTCGCAGGAGTGTCGAACTATTGCGGTGAGCTTTTGTCCAACGGTCATTGGTGCTGCCATCGGCAAACTGTCATTTTATGCTCCACAAAACACTTCCGTTGCCCATAATAGTGCTTCCACAGCCAGCATGTCttcatttttggatattccCCTCTATGGCTATGGCGGTCACTGCAGTGTTGTGGCCCAAGAAGTAAACATTGCTCCTGTAGGTATGGCCTTTCTACAAATGGGCTATCTGCATGAGCTCTCGCAGCCAATACAGCGCTCAATACGTGTCTACAATAAAGGTCCACTTCTGGGCTTCGCATTGGCTTCAATTGATTCAGTTGGACTCCGTCTACCACGCCTATGTAGTGCTTTCGAAATACAACCCTCTGCTATGCTCATACCGCCTGGTTCGTCAGCAATGTTGCGTGTTGTGTTTCGACCACAGCGCGAggatgtgaaaaaaattacccGTCAAACCAAGTCGGTGTTGACACTAGCCAATTTGCGTTTAATATCCGGCGATGAGGCGAACAGACAACGCATGCGCCAATTAGTTGCGCGCATGTCGGCCGACGAACGCGCCAACCTAAGTTCATCTAAATCCCTGGAAGCATTGTGGGAAAAGCTACCTGGCGAAAAAGATATTGAAGAGCTGCAGTTGTTCAAAGAATCGCCGACCTTAACGTTCGATCTGTTGACAAACATGCGCATACACGAAGTGGCTCTTACCATTAACGACGATTACTTGGACGAGACTATAAAGTCGACCTCGTCATTTTATTTTCCCGATGAGGATGAAACACTATTGTTTCGTACCGTGTGCAGTCCATCGCCCAGCAACAATGCAGACGGATCGGGTCCTGTTTTAGATCGTGTCGATGAACTAACTGAGGATGAGGTGGAGCAAGCAGCCAACAGTAATAACTCATCGGCACGCGGCGAAGCTTGTTGCTGGTCAGTTTTGCCGAGTTCACTAAACTTTCATTTGCGCGGTGAAAAGCATATGATAAGCTCTTCGATTTTCATCTGCAACTCATTTAAATCGCGACAATACTTTGAAGTGAGCACCAATCGGAAAAATTTATTGCAGTTGAAGCCTACAGACGGTTATGTGGAACCCGATGGTGGCCACTTGGAGGTGGAAGTGAAATTGCGGGTTGACAAATTGAATGTCGACAATAGAACAGAACCCATTTATATAACg GTTTCTATGGAAAATGAGCATATAACTGTGCCAGTGAAGTTGAGCGATGAAGCGCGCCCGCAGTAG